TCTGATGCCGGTTTGTCCCCCGTCCAATTAGACGAAGTGGTACTGGTGGGCGGCGGCACGCGGATGCCGGTGGTGAAGGATTTAGTGCGGAGTTTTATCGATAGGGAACCCAATCAAAATGTTAACCCTGATGAGGTTGTAGCGGTCGGGGCGGCTATTCAAGCGGGAATTTTGGGCGGCGAGGTCAAAGACGTGCTGCTCCTCGATGTGACCCCTTTATCCTTGGGTTTAGAAACCATCGGCGGTGTGATGAAAAAGTTAATCCCCCGTAATACCACTATTCCCGTCCGCAGATCTGACCTTTTTTCCACCTCCGAAAATAATCAAACTGTGGTGGAAATTCACGTTTTGCAGGGGGAAAGGGAAATGGCCAGCGATAATAAATCCCTGGGACGTTTTAAATTAACCGGTATCCCCCCCGCACCCCGGGGTATTCCCCAAGTGCAGGTGTCCCTCGATATCGATGCTAACGGGATTCTACAAGTCACCGCTAGGGATAAAATGACCGGACGGGAACAAAGTGTCACCATTCAAGGCGCTTCTACCCTCAGCGAAGGGGAAATTAACCGCATGATCGGCGATGCTGCCCGATTTGCCGAAGAAGATCGTACCCGTCGCGAAAAGGTGGATAAACGCAATCGCGCCCGCTCTCTGGTGGATCAAGCTCAACGACGCTTAAAAGATGTTACTCTCGATTTTGGTAATGAGTTCACCCGTTCCTATCGTCGTCAAATTGAGTCTTTGAGTACGGAAATTATCGACGCTTTGGAGAAAAATGATGACCGTCGCATCGATCGCGCCCAGGCGGACCTACAGGATGTTATCTATGAATTAAATCGCGAGGTACGGCTACAATACGACGAGGAAGACGAGGGCTTTTTTAGTGCTATTCGCAAGACTTTTACCGGGGATAAGGAAGATGATCTTCCCTCCGAACCGCGTCGCGATCGTTATCGTCAGGATTATCGTCCCAGTACACCGGGTTATCAAAGCGATTATCGACCCAATTATTCGGCTAATCAAGATAGTTATCGCCCCCGCAATCAGGACAATTACTACAATGGCCGCGATAGCGATTGGCAAAGTCCCCCCCCTTCGGAGGAAAAAAGTTATAACAATAGTAAAAGTAGCCGCAGCAGCGGCAATCGTTCCCGCAATATCCCCCCCCAAAATAACTGGGATGATGACGATGATGATTGGTTTTAATCAGTGATCAGTAAACAGTAAACAGTAATCAGTGAAAAGACAGTGGGAAACTACTATTTAATACTGCTCACTTAATACATACTGCTCACTTAAAACTCAAATCTGATAACTGATAACTGATAACTGATAACTGATAACTGAATATATGCCACAATTAGTTAATTATTATGATGTTTTAGGAGTATCTCGCACGGCTACCAGTGACGAGATAAAAAAGGCTTTTCGACGACTGGCTCGCCAATATCATCCTGATGTTAATCCGGGGGATAAATCGGCCGAAGAAAAGTTTAAAGATATTAATGAAGCTTATGATGTTCTCTCCGATGAAGAAAAACGGGTTGAGTATAATCGTTCCTTGACGGGGATTAAGCGCCGTGGGATACGTCCGGGGGAAAAAGCCAATAGTAACGGTAATGGAAAAATCCCCCGTACAGAACAGGATTTATGGAAGTTTAAAGATTTTAATAACCTTAATACTAAGCGGGCTAAAATTGCCTCCTCTCCCCGTTTAACTCGTCGAGATGTGGAGGCGAAATT
This portion of the Microcystis aeruginosa NIES-2549 genome encodes:
- the dnaK gene encoding molecular chaperone DnaK codes for the protein MGRVVGIDLGTTNSVVAVMEGGKPVVIANSEGMRTTPSVVGFNKDGELVVGQMARRQGVLNPQNTYYGVKRYIGRRYSELNPESKRVPYTIRRDEMGNIKIKCPRLQKEFAPEEISALVLRRLAEEASRYLGEEVTGAVITVPAYFNDSQRQATRDAGRIAGLEVLRILNEPTAAALAYGLDEQESKKILVFDLGGGTFDVSILEVGDGVFEVKSTSGDTQLGGNDFDKRIVDWLANQFLEQEGVELRQDRQALQRLTEAAEKAKIELSGVSVTDINLPFIIATEDGPKHIETRLSRAQFEELCGDLISRLRRPLKRALSDAGLSPVQLDEVVLVGGGTRMPVVKDLVRSFIDREPNQNVNPDEVVAVGAAIQAGILGGEVKDVLLLDVTPLSLGLETIGGVMKKLIPRNTTIPVRRSDLFSTSENNQTVVEIHVLQGEREMASDNKSLGRFKLTGIPPAPRGIPQVQVSLDIDANGILQVTARDKMTGREQSVTIQGASTLSEGEINRMIGDAARFAEEDRTRREKVDKRNRARSLVDQAQRRLKDVTLDFGNEFTRSYRRQIESLSTEIIDALEKNDDRRIDRAQADLQDVIYELNREVRLQYDEEDEGFFSAIRKTFTGDKEDDLPSEPRRDRYRQDYRPSTPGYQSDYRPNYSANQDSYRPRNQDNYYNGRDSDWQSPPPSEEKSYNNSKSSRSSGNRSRNIPPQNNWDDDDDDWF